A region of Toxorhynchites rutilus septentrionalis strain SRP chromosome 1, ASM2978413v1, whole genome shotgun sequence DNA encodes the following proteins:
- the LOC129770789 gene encoding sphingomyelin phosphodiesterase-like yields MRAIRVFGLCVLLAGTICGYQIKPRNYNKIVQQQKRFNERFTEEFMAEHLHYAETGNKSTRLEELFDHIRQTPEMFRQELGRMPMASQGIECTACGALASLFLRYRQTFKWDRERLINQAVTICRSLEVVRPDSCVKLVDINIDVILYILDNTRGLTAPTICGVLFQSGACTLEDPKFLDWSVDIAPGGTPVTSSKTGSNRGENDLKIIHITDLHYDPSYQTGYSAVCGEPICCRRDQGIPEEPVDGAGEWGDYRDCSSPWKAVENAIREAERQHPDADVVYHTGDIVDHGIWDKTVSGNIDSMNRVYSLLKEVFQNRTIFNVLGNHDITPVNAFAPSYINQTDLSSSWLYELAADLWADWLSPATRQTILSGGYYTSLVRPGFRVIGLNNNDVNTFNWWLLHDPTYPKHQLQWLHDTLLQAEAAGEKVHILGHLPIVYETSYNTWSRQYRRILERYWDTITAQFYGHTHADEFNVFYSISNPQHTIGVGFNGGGTVPYSNYNPNYVVYYVNPDTYEVTDIESFYYDLAEANLHPQREPQWKTLYSFSRDFAIVNVSPSSLDSLVHRFAANSSELRRYWELKVKRGEPFLEEGCDGECLLNHLCEVVNNDIGDDRKCDQLRAIAASVEFE; encoded by the exons ATGAGAGCAATCAGAGTGTTTGGTTTGTGTGTTCTGTTGGCTGGAACGATTTGCGGTTATCAGATAAAACCAAGAAATTACAACAAAATTGTCCAGCAACAAAAGAGATTCAATG AACGATTCACCGAGGAATTCATGGCTGAACACTTACACTACGCCGAAACGGGTAACAAATCGACACGGCTGGAGGAACTGTTCGACCATATTCGACAAACGCCGGAAATGTTCCGCCAAGAATTGGGCAGAATGCCGATGGCTTCTCAGGGTATAGAGTGTACGGCGTGTGGAGCCCTCGCATCGTTGTTCTTGAGATATCGACAAACCTTCAAGTGGGATCGTGAAAGGCTTATCAATCAGGCCGTAACTATATGCCGCTCCCTGGAAGTAGTGCGTCCAGACAGTTGTGTGAAGCTTGTGGATATAAATATTGACGTGATACTATATATTCTCGATAATACCAGAGGTCTTACCGCTCCGACAATATGTGGAGTGTTGTTCCAATCGGGAGCTTGCACATTAGAGGATCCTAAATTTCTGGATTGGAGTGTCGACATAGCACCAGGTGGAACTCCAGTTACCTCGTCCAAGACTGGATCGAACAGGGGAGAGAATGATTTGAAGATTATCCACATTACCGATTTGCACTATGATCCCAGCTATCAAACTGGTTACAGTGCCGTTTGTGGTGAGCCAATCTGTTGTCGCAGAGACCAAGGAATTCCAGAAGAGCCAGTGGATGGAGCCGGAGAATGGGGAGACTATCGTGACTGTAGCTCACCTTGGAAAGCTGTTGAAAATGCTATCAGGGAAGCGGAACGTCAACACCCGGATGCTGATGTAGTGTATCATACGGGAGATATTGTCGATCATGGCATTTGGGACAAGACAGTTTCGGGAAACATTGATTCGATGAATCGTGTGTATTCTTTATTGAAAGAGGTGTTTCAGAACAGAACCATATTCAATGTTCTGGGAAATCATGATATAACACCCGTAAATGCTTTCGCACCGAGTTACATCAATCAAACGGACCTCTCATCTAGCTGGTTGTACGAATTGGCCGCTGATTTATGGGCTGATTGGCTGTCACCGGCAACGAGACAGACAATTTTGAGCGGTGGCTACTATACGAGCCTAGTTCGTCCGGGGTTCCGTGTGATTGGTTTGAACAACAACGATGTCAACACATTCAATTGGTGGTTGCTACACGATCCAACCTATCCGAAGCATCAACTACAATGGCTGCATGATACGCTTCTTCAAGCTGAAGCAGCTGGAGAGAAGGTTCACATCCTGGGTCACCTACCTATAGTATATGAGACAAGCTATAACACCTGGTCCCGGCAGTATAGACGCATTCTGGAACGATATTGGGATACGATCACGGCACAGTTTTATGGACACACCCATGCCGATGAGTTTAACGTGTTCTATTCGATCTCAAATCCCCAACACACCATCGGTGTTGGATTCAACGGAGGCGGTACGGTACCGTACAGTAATTATAATCCCAACTATGTGGTGTACTACGTTAATCCGGATACATAT GAAGTGACAGACATCGAATCCTTCTACTACGATCTGGCCGAAGCTAACCTACATCCCCAGAGGGAACCACAGTGGAAAACTCTCTATTCCTTCTCGCGAGATTTCGCCATCGTCAACGTTTCTCCTTCATCGCTGGACTCTTTGGTGCATCGTTTTGCCGCGAACTCATCGGAACTGAGACGCTACTGGGAGCTGAAGGTAAAGCGTGGGGAGCCCTTCCTGGAGGAGGGATGCGATGGCGAATGCCTTTTGAACCATCTGTGCGAAGTCGTTAACAACGATATCGGTGACGACCGTAAATGTGACCAACTCCGAGCGATAGCAGCGAGCGTTGAATTTGAGTAG
- the LOC129770785 gene encoding sphingomyelin phosphodiesterase-like, with product MGLVVKALLLAGVLVATACAYQVKPSGYNYTVQLLQRDYERLEKEFRTEFQIWRKYGLKTSRFIEMVDNWKLSKDERRSELQDLPVVAEGQFCSLCRAVIPQLVDLRKFGASREDLFDAIYELCTLLEIQEPDVCYGLIDSNLDFFLYIIDTRPTLKSESICGVVFQSDACVLNDPEFTEWTVNVDAGGKPITESKHFPHGRGPNDIKIVQITDFHYDPKYKIDHNAVCNRPACCRNDQGIPEDPANRAGRWGDYRDCDSPWEAVEDVIDHVVEHHSDAAYIYHTGDIIDHGIWETSVGHNIGSMNRVYMKLLDVFPNTPVYNIIGNHEAHPTNVFMPNIANRSDFSMDWLYHYSADVWGNWLPRSTRNTIEQGGYYTALVRPGFRIVGLNNQDCYTYNWWILWEPSFLSTQLQWLHDVLLHAERNGEKVHILAHIPYSSSGSTFRTCQREFRRIVERFHNTISAQFNGHTHRDEFNVFYSRENPAHAINVAWNGGSATAFTFINPNYVVYYVDPETYQVTDFESFSYNLTDANRFPDRRPEWYKLYSFAEEFKMHNLSPAQADKLVKRMGTPEGRDELRRYWEYKVKLGDPSLAAGCDEHCLLNHLCEVVVSEMGDDVKCDELAATFFYS from the exons ATGGGTCTGGTGGTGAAAGCGCTACTGTTGGCGGGAGTCCTGGTGGCCACCGCCTGCGCGTATCAGGTGAAACCATCGGGTTACAACTATACAGTCCAGCTGTTGCAGCGAGATTACG AACGCCTAGAGAAGGAATTTCGCACGGAGTTTCAGATCTGGCGCAAGTATGGCTTGAAAACCTCGCGGTTCATAGAAATGGTGGATAACTGGAAACTATCGAAGGATGAACGACGCAGTGAACTACAAGACCTACCTGTGGTGGCGGAAGGACAGTTCTGTTCATTGTGCAGAGCTGTGATTCCACAATTGGTGGACCTACGCAAGTTCGGAGCAAGCCGTGAGGATCTCTTCGATGCTATATACGAGCTTTGTACTTTGCTCGAAATTCAAGAACCCGACGTTTGCTATGGGCTCATCGATTCGAACCTAGACTTTTTCCTGTACATTATCGATACGAGACCAACGCTTAAATCGGAAAGCATATGCGGCGTTGTGTTCCAATCCGATGCCTGCGTTCTCAACGATCCTGAGTTTACTGAATGGACAGTCAATGTTGACGCCGGTGGAAAACCTATTACT GAATCGAAACACTTCCCACACGGGCGTGGTCCAAACGACATCAAGATTGTGCAGATAACTGATTTTCATTATGATCCGAAGTACAAGATTGACCACAATGCTGTCTGCAATCGTCCAGCGTGTTGTCGCAATGATCAAGGTATTCCGGAAGATCCCGCAAATCGTGCTGGTCGATGGGGAGATTATCGGGACTGTGACAGTCCTTGGGAGGCGGTTGAGGATGTGATTGATCATGTCGTTGAGCACCACTCGGATGCTGCCTACATCTATCACACGGGTGATATTATCGATCATGGAATTTGGGAGACTTCGGTTGGACATAACATTGGTTCCATGAACCGCGTGTACATGAAGTTGTTGGACGTGTTTCCGAATACACCTGTGTACAACATAATCGGCAATCACGAGGCACATCCAACGAACGTGTTTATGCCCAACATCGCGAATCGCTCCGATTTCTCGATGGACTGGCTGTATCACTATTCGgcagatgtctggggaaattggttGCCACGATCAACTCGGAACACTATTGAGCAGGGTGGGTATTACACGGCATTGGTGCGTCCAGGTTTCCGCATCGTGGGCTTAAATAACCAAGACTGTTACACATACAATTGGTGGATTCTCTGGGAACCATCCTTCCTGTCGACACAACTTCAGTGGCTGCATGATGTGCTACTGCATGCGGAACGTAACGGCGAAAAAGTACACATCCTCGCCCACATTCCCTACAGCTCGTCCGGATCTACATTCCGTACCTGTCAGCGCGAGTTTCGTCGGATCGTTGAGAGATTCCACAATACTATCAGTGCCCAGTTCAATGGGCACACCCATCGGGATGAGTTCAATGTGTTCTATTCTCGGGAGAATCCTGCTCATGCGATAAACGTGGCGTGGAATGGAGGTAGTGCGACCGCCTTCACCTTCATCAACCCCAACTATGTTGTGTATTACGTTGATCCAGAGACCTAT CAAGTGACGGATTTCGAGTCGTTCAGCTACAACCTGACGGATGCGAATCGGTTCCCGGACCGACGGCCGGAGTGGTACAAGCTGTACTCGTTCGCGGAGGAATTCAAGATGCACAACCTAAGCCCGGCCCAGGCGGATAAGCTGGTCAAGCGGATGGGAACCCCCGAGGGTCGAGATGAGCTGCGGCGGTACTGGGAGTACAAGGTAAAACTGGGCGATCCTTCGCTGGCCGCCGGGTGTGACGAGCATTGCCTGTTGAATCATCTGTGCGAGGTCGTGGTAAGTGAGATGGGAGACGATGTCAAGTGTGACGAGTTGGCGGCCACTTTCTTCTATAGTTAA